Proteins encoded together in one Lathyrus oleraceus cultivar Zhongwan6 chromosome 5, CAAS_Psat_ZW6_1.0, whole genome shotgun sequence window:
- the LOC127083867 gene encoding ultraviolet-B receptor UVR8 isoform X1, translating into MNGEECETMERVNEKLVYMWGYLPGALPQRTPLLTPVLVRAPAYGYNWKDVSGGGCGFAMAISEQGKLITWGSTDDLGQSYVTSGKHGEIPEPFPLPNEVSIVKAAAAWAHCVAVTDCGEVYTWGWKECIPSGKVLGEPLPGVSSEKVAQGKQSSFLTEQVGSRTEASKSIGGTASSGEESTKRRKVSSAKQTAEISSSGDDILTAMPCLVTLNPGVRITSVAAGGRHTLILSDMGQVWGWGYGGEGQLGLGSRIRMVSSPHLIPCIDNSLYGNDISTSLAQGSTSSEGQIVRIPGSYIKGIACGGRHSAVITDAGAVLAFGWGLYGQCGQGSTDDELSPTCVSSLLGIRIEVVAAGLWHTVCTSADGDVYAFGGNQFGQLGTGSDQAETLPRLLDCPSLENVNVKTISCGARHTALVTDNGKVFSWGWNKYGQLGLGDVIDRNIPSEVTVEGCVGKNVACGWWHTLLLAESPT; encoded by the exons ATGAATGGCGAGGAGTGTGAAACAATGGAAAGAGTGAATGAGAAATTGGTTTACATGTGGGGTTATTTACCGGGAGCTTTGCCGCAAAGGACGCCGTTGTTGACGCCGGTTCTAGTTAGGGCTCCGGCGTATGGTTATAACTGGAAAGATGTTTCTGGTGGTGGTTGTGGATTCGCCATGGCTATATCTG AACAAGGAAAGCTCATAACATGGGGATCAACCGATGATCTTGGCCAAAGTTATGTAACTTCTGGCAAGCACGGG GAAATTCCAGAGCCTTTCCCTCTTCCGAATGAAGTTTCTATTGTAAAAGCTGCTGCTGCTTGGGCACATTGTGTTGCTGTAACGG ATTGCGGAGAAGTTTACACATGGGGATGGAAGGAATGTATTCCTTCGGGGAAGGTATTAGGGGAACCTTTGCCAGGGGTAAGTTCTGAAAAAGTTGCACAAGGAAAGCAGAGTTCATTCTTGACAGAGCAAG TGGGCTCTCGTACAGAAGCCTCAAAGTCCATCGGAGGAACTGCTTCCAGTGGAGAAGAAAGTACGAAGAGAAGGAAGGTATCTTCAGCAAAGCAAACAGCTGAAATCTCATCATCTGGTGATGATATTCTAACAGCAATGCCATGTCTTGTCACACTAAATCCCGGAGTAAGGATAACAAGCGTCGCTGCTGGTGGGCGTCATACCTTAATATTGTCAG ATATGGGACAGGTGTGGGGCTGGGGATACGGAGGTGAAGGGCAGCTTGGTTTAGGTTCCAGAATACGTATGGTGTCCTCTCCCCATCTTATTCCATGTATTGATAATTCTTTGTATGGCAACGATATATCAACATCACTGGCTCAAGGAAGCACGAGTTCAGAGGGACAGATTGTTAGGATTCCTGGAAGTTATATAAAGGGTATTGCCTGTGGAGGTCGACATAGTGCAGTCATCACAG ATGCTGGAGCTGTGCTTGCGTTTGGTTGGGGACTTTATGGACAG TGTGGGCAAGGAAGTACCGATGATGAACTAAGTCCGACCTGCGTGTCTTCCTTATTGGGTATTCGAATAGAGGTAGTTGCTGCTGGCCTGTGGCATACTGTCTGTACATCTGCTGATGGTGATGTATATGCATTTGGTGGAAATCAGTTTGGGCAGCTGGGAACTGGTTCTGATCAAGCTGAG ACTCTACCAAGACTACTGGATTGTCCGAGCTTGGAAAATGTTAACGTAAAGACCATATCTTGCGGGGCTCGTCATACTGCTCTAGTAACAG ATAACGGAAAAGTCTTCAGCTGGGGATGGAACAAGTATGGACAG CTGGGCCTCGGGGACGTGATTGACCGCAACATTCCTTCTGAAGTAACCGTAGAAGGCTGCGTAGGCAAAAACGTTGCATGTGGTTGGTGGCACACTCTTCTTTTGGCCGAGTCTCCCACTTGA
- the LOC127083867 gene encoding ultraviolet-B receptor UVR8 isoform X2, producing the protein MNGEECETMERVNEKLVYMWGYLPGALPQRTPLLTPVLVRAPAYGYNWKDVSGGGCGFAMAISEQGKLITWGSTDDLGQSYVTSGKHGEIPEPFPLPNEVSIVKAAAAWAHCVAVTDCGEVYTWGWKECIPSGKVLGEPLPGVSSEKVAQGKQSSFLTEQVGSRTEASKSIGGTASSGEESTKRRKVSSAKQTAEISSSGDDILTAMPCLVTLNPGVRITSVAAGGRHTLILSDMGQVWGWGYGGEGQLGLGSRIRMVSSPHLIPCIDNSLYGNDISTSLAQGSTSSEGQIVRIPGSYIKGIACGGRHSAVITDAGAVLAFGWGLYGQCGQGSTDDELSPTCVSSLLGIRIEVVAAGLWHTVCTSADGDVYAFGGNQFGQLGTGSDQAETLPRLLDCPSLENVNVKTISCGARHTALVTVLNGYHQKRRFFLLKFS; encoded by the exons ATGAATGGCGAGGAGTGTGAAACAATGGAAAGAGTGAATGAGAAATTGGTTTACATGTGGGGTTATTTACCGGGAGCTTTGCCGCAAAGGACGCCGTTGTTGACGCCGGTTCTAGTTAGGGCTCCGGCGTATGGTTATAACTGGAAAGATGTTTCTGGTGGTGGTTGTGGATTCGCCATGGCTATATCTG AACAAGGAAAGCTCATAACATGGGGATCAACCGATGATCTTGGCCAAAGTTATGTAACTTCTGGCAAGCACGGG GAAATTCCAGAGCCTTTCCCTCTTCCGAATGAAGTTTCTATTGTAAAAGCTGCTGCTGCTTGGGCACATTGTGTTGCTGTAACGG ATTGCGGAGAAGTTTACACATGGGGATGGAAGGAATGTATTCCTTCGGGGAAGGTATTAGGGGAACCTTTGCCAGGGGTAAGTTCTGAAAAAGTTGCACAAGGAAAGCAGAGTTCATTCTTGACAGAGCAAG TGGGCTCTCGTACAGAAGCCTCAAAGTCCATCGGAGGAACTGCTTCCAGTGGAGAAGAAAGTACGAAGAGAAGGAAGGTATCTTCAGCAAAGCAAACAGCTGAAATCTCATCATCTGGTGATGATATTCTAACAGCAATGCCATGTCTTGTCACACTAAATCCCGGAGTAAGGATAACAAGCGTCGCTGCTGGTGGGCGTCATACCTTAATATTGTCAG ATATGGGACAGGTGTGGGGCTGGGGATACGGAGGTGAAGGGCAGCTTGGTTTAGGTTCCAGAATACGTATGGTGTCCTCTCCCCATCTTATTCCATGTATTGATAATTCTTTGTATGGCAACGATATATCAACATCACTGGCTCAAGGAAGCACGAGTTCAGAGGGACAGATTGTTAGGATTCCTGGAAGTTATATAAAGGGTATTGCCTGTGGAGGTCGACATAGTGCAGTCATCACAG ATGCTGGAGCTGTGCTTGCGTTTGGTTGGGGACTTTATGGACAG TGTGGGCAAGGAAGTACCGATGATGAACTAAGTCCGACCTGCGTGTCTTCCTTATTGGGTATTCGAATAGAGGTAGTTGCTGCTGGCCTGTGGCATACTGTCTGTACATCTGCTGATGGTGATGTATATGCATTTGGTGGAAATCAGTTTGGGCAGCTGGGAACTGGTTCTGATCAAGCTGAG ACTCTACCAAGACTACTGGATTGTCCGAGCTTGGAAAATGTTAACGTAAAGACCATATCTTGCGGGGCTCGTCATACTGCTCTAGTAACAG TTCTAAATGGCTATCATCAAAAGAGACGTTTTTTCCTCCTCAAGTTCAGTTAA